The DNA segment GCCGTCGCCTCGGCGTACGCTGTCGCCCGCCGTCCGCGCGTTTCGTGGCGGGCGGCCACGTCGGCGGCTTCCCTGGCGTTCTTCGTCCTCGCTCGCGTCGCTCAGCGGACGTGGATTCCGGGGCAGAACGTCGAGTTCGCCTCTCTCGGGTCGCTGAGACTCCGGACGGTCGTTCTTCGCGGGCCCCTGATCGTCTCCGGAATCCTCCACTGGCTGTCGGATTTCAGGTTGTGGGGCGTTCTCTGGCCCGCGTTCGCAGTCGCCCTGTTCGTCCTCGCGTGGACCGGACGTCGATCCCCGGCGATGGCGATCGGCGCGACGGCGCTGCTGGCGGCCGTCGGGGACGGCGCGATCTTCTTCTGGACGCGCTGGGGAGATTTCCGCCTGCACCTCGATCAGGCGTACCCCCGGCTGCTTGCGCAGATCGCGCCGCTGGCCATCGCGACGGTCGGAGCCGCGGTGTTTTGCGTGAAGGGCCGGGCGCCCGGAACGGCCCTCGTGCCGCCGCGGGCCCGCCCTCTCCTCGGCCCGCGGTCGCGGCGGGTCGCCCGCGCCGCCGCGGCCGTCGCGGTCCTCGGCAGCGTTTTCGCCGCCGGAGGGGCGGCGGCGTTCCACCGTCTCGTCGCCTCCCTTCGCGCTCCGCAGGAGGAGCTTCTCCCGGAGGAAATTTCGCGGGCGCTCCCCGCGGCGCGGCGCGCGCTTCCGCCCGGCGCTCCCGTTTTCTACGTCACCGCCGACGCGAACACGTGGCGCTGCGGATTGTGGCAGCGCGCCCTCTATCCGCGCCCGGTCTTCTGCGTGCGGCCCGCGCCGACGTCCCGCCGTGAGCTCGCGAATCTCCGAAACGCCTTTGCCGTCCGTTGGGCCATCGGCGTTGCGGAGCCCCCTCCGGATCTCCCGGTGATCCGCCGGAAACGGCTTTCCGATCGGGTATGGATCGGGGAGGTCGGGCCGTGAATTTCCGAATCGCCGGAACGGCCGCCGCGATCCTCGTCGGCGCCGGATTCGCCTGTCTCGCCGAGCTCGCGCTCCGCCGGCGCTCGACCGATGTGTTCGGCTGGAACGAGTCCTTCCTGATCGGGGCGGGCGGCTGCGCCGCTCTCCTTTTTCCCCTGTCGCTCGTCGCTCCGCGCCGCGCGCTCGACGCCGTCGCCGTTTGCATCGTCCTCGCGCTGGCGGTCATTCCGATTCGGATCGCGCGCGCCTGGCGACAGCGGCGCGGGGGCCAGGGGCGCCCGGCGCCACCGGGGGCCGCCGACATTGTTTCCTTCGCTTTCGTCGTTTTCGCCGTCGCGCTCTTCTGGGTCCTGAATCTGCGGGCGGCCTTCGCCTGGGACGGTTTCCAGATCTGGGCGACGAAGGCGTTTCTCCTCTTCCGGGAGGGAGGGCTCCGGCCGGAGCTGTGGGCCGGGAGCATCTACGAAGGGCGCGCCGGCCGGGCGGTGAACTATCCCGCCATCGTTCCCCTCTTCGAGGCGCTCGTCGCCCGCGTCCTCGGCCGGTTCGAGTTCCTCGATCTGAAGCCGGTGTTCGTCCTTTTCTTCGCGTCGATGCTGCTCTCCACCCTGAAAGCCGCTCGGTCCGTCACTCTTTCAAGGCTCGAACGTTTCGGCGTCGTCGCGATGATCGCCGCGCTGCCGGCGTTCACGAGCCGCCCGATGGTGGGCGGAAACGCTGATCTACCCGTGGCGGCCTGCGTCGCCGCGCTCGCGGCGGCCTGGCTCTCTCCCGACTCCCGCCCGGGCCGATGGAATTCCGCCGTGCCCTGGCTGCTCGGATCGCTCCTGGCGGCCAAATCGGAGGGCTTGATCCTCTTTGCGGTCGCCATTGTTTCGGCGGCCGCGATGACCCCGGTGGAAGACCCGGCGCGCCGGCTTCGCTTCGGCGCCGGGGCCGTGCTGGTCGGCGCGGCTCTTCTCGCCGACCGGCTCGTCTATCTCCGGTGGACCGCCGTCCCGGACCGGCTGATCGACTCGCCGAACCCGACGACCCTCGTTCGGGCGTTCGACCGGATCCCCGACGTCGCGGCTCTGTGCGCCCGAGAGCTCGTGCGGGTCCGCGAGTGGGGATTCTTCTGGCCCGCCTTCGTCGTCGCGTCGCTCCTCGTCGTGTGGGCGTCGCCGGGCCGGCAGAGGTCGGTCGCGCTCGCTTCGCTGCTGGGTCTCGCCGCTTACTCGGCGATCTTCCTCATGTCGAGCTGGCCGGTGCGGCTCCACGTGGCGCAGGCCTACGGCCGGCTGCTCGCGCAGATCGCTCCCGCGGCGGCGATCACCATGCTCGCCGCTTACCGCGCCGTGCGAATGGGACCCGGTTTCGGAGCCGCGGGACTCGCCGCCCCCGAACCGGGATCCGCCGGGACGGAGCGACTCCGCGCGCGTCGGACGAGGACGAACACCGCCAGCCCGAGCCATCCCGCCGACGAAACGAACAGACACGACCAGAAGATCGGCGCCACATATCGAAGGACGACGCGATGCCGCCCCGGGCCGACCGCGACCCCCTGGAACGCGTAGTCGGCGCGAACGATGACGGCCGAACGGCCGTCGACCCATGCCCGCCAGCCGGGATACGCGCTCTCGCTGACGACGGCGAATCCGGAAACCGGAGCGTCGGCGACGAACGAGACCTTCCCCGGGCTCTCGGTGAAGCCCTCGGCGGGAACCAGCGCGGCCGGAGAAGCGACGGTCGTCCCGGTCGCCGAGCCGCCGGGAAGCACGAGAGTCCGCCGGGCGTCGAACGACGGCGCCAGCACGGCCTCTGCCTCCTGCTCCTCCCGAGCGTATCGGCGGACGGCCTCCGCCGGCATGAAGAAGGCCCGGGGAAGCGCGCTCGAATTTTCGAATACGCGAACGGAGTGATCACGAAAGACCGCCTGGAGCCGACCGGGGTCCCGCTCGAGATCCGTCGCACTCGAATTGCTCGCCGTGGCCAGGAGGAATCGGGCGCCGAGCAGGTCGAAGATGCCGTACGGCGGCGTGGCGGCGATCGCCTTCGCGGAGAAAACGTTGCTTCCTCGCGGGCTATGGAGAGCGGTCAGGATTCGCGACGTGCGGCGAAGACGGAAATCGTAGCCGCCCGGCGTCCTCAAGCCGTACATCATCTCGAAGTTCGCGCCCATCGTGACGTTCATCACCGCCACGCGAGCGCCGTCGCGAGTCCGGGATCGGAGGAAATCGAGAGCCGGGGCGCCGGGAAAAACGTGCTCGGCGCGGACGAACGGAAGGATCCCGTGCTGGAAAGTGAAGAGATCGAGGGCGGCGACGACGAGAATGACCTTCGCCCCGGCGGGGCCTGGAATCCTGCCGGCCGCCATGACGGCGACCGCCGCCATTCCGAGGGCGATCCATCCCTCGGACGCTCCCGGCCGGGCGAGGAGCGAAGTCGCTTCGGGTGCGCCGGCGTTCGTCCCCATCCAATGGACCGCCCAGGCCGCCGCTCCGGCCGCGCCGAGGGCGACCAGCAACGCCGGCGTGATCCGCCGCTCGCGCTGCCGCTCGAGCGCGGAGAGGCCGAGCCCCGCGAGGACCGCGAGCGAGAGATCCGCTTCGAGGA comes from the Thermoanaerobaculia bacterium genome and includes:
- a CDS encoding YfhO family protein, whose translation is MEYAPILAGRIPFPANIVVQFPVWEGGRPALPVQHHAEEGDIATQFYPWRVHVVEELHRFRFPLWNDAILSGCPLLANTTSAVFDPVNLITAVLPSRYSWGAGIPIRPLLAGAGAALLVDALGGTVSGSWLAGIVFAFSGFLACWRGRSQESTGIWLPLALFAVERLRHRGDIGTVLLASAAGSLPLLGGHPEVAFQMAVAVAAFALFRLLSPGDGLPPEGGRAAYGRRLLLAGAGAATLCLVQLGPTLEWVRRIDRSLWSWGHHPLRQIAGFLSRDALANPNADGVPLPEAASYAGMVTIFLVPFAFRHRRRSEAVFFLLLLLASIEIVFGLPPMYEISQHFPILSGIPNGRFLLEADLSLAVLAGLGLSALERQRERRITPALLVALGAAGAAAWAVHWMGTNAGAPEATSLLARPGASEGWIALGMAAVAVMAAGRIPGPAGAKVILVVAALDLFTFQHGILPFVRAEHVFPGAPALDFLRSRTRDGARVAVMNVTMGANFEMMYGLRTPGGYDFRLRRTSRILTALHSPRGSNVFSAKAIAATPPYGIFDLLGARFLLATASNSSATDLERDPGRLQAVFRDHSVRVFENSSALPRAFFMPAEAVRRYAREEQEAEAVLAPSFDARRTLVLPGGSATGTTVASPAALVPAEGFTESPGKVSFVADAPVSGFAVVSESAYPGWRAWVDGRSAVIVRADYAFQGVAVGPGRHRVVLRYVAPIFWSCLFVSSAGWLGLAVFVLVRRARSRSVPADPGSGAASPAAPKPGPIRTAR